TATCCTGGCGCCGCAGCGTCTTGCCGCCGGCGACAAGGTCATCGCTTCGGACAAGGCTGTCGACGTCAAGCCCGGCAACACCATGCCGCTGCAGTTCATCCCGGTCGGCTCCATCATCCACAACGTGGAAATGAAGCCGGGCAAGGGCGGCCAGATCGCCCGCTCCGCCGGGACCTACGCGCAGCTCGTCGGTCGCGACCAGGGCATGGCGATCCTTCGCCTGAACTCGGGCGAACAGCGCCTCGTGCACGGCTCTTGCCTTGCATCGATCGGTGCTGTATCGAACCCCGATCACGGCAACATCAATGACGGTAAGGCTGGCCGTTCGCGTTGGCGCGGCAAGCGTCCGCACGTACGCGGCGTCGTCATGAACCCGGTTGACCATCCGCACGGCGGTGGTGAAGGCCGCACGTCCGGTGGCCGCCACCCGGTAACCCCGTGGGGCAAGCCGACGAAGGGCAAGCGCACGCGCTCCAACAAGTCGACCGACAAGTTCATCATGCGCTCGCGTCATCAGCGCAAGAAGTAAGAGAGGAAGTCTCAAGTGGCTCGTTCAGTTTGGAAAGGTCCGTTTGTTGACGGCTATCTTCTCAAGAAGGCTGAGAAGGTCCGCGAAGGCGGTCGCAACGAAGTGATCAAGATGTGGAGCCGGCGCTCCACGATCCTTCCGCAGTTCGTTGGTCTGACCTTCGGCGTCTACAACGGCAACAAGCATGTTCCCGTCTCCGTGTCCGAGGAAATGGTCGGTCACAAGTTCGGTGAATTCGCTCCGACCCGGACCTACTATGGTCATGGCGCGGACAAGAAGGCGAAGAGGAAATAACAATGGGCAAGGCAAAAGCCGAACGCCGGCTGAAGGATAATGAGGCGCAGGCCATTGCGCGCACGATCCGCGTCAGCCCCCAGAAGCTCAACCTCGTTGCTGCGCTGATCCGCGGCAAGAAGGTCGACCGCGCTCTGGCCGAACTCGAGTTCTCCCGCAAGCGCATTGCAGGCACCGTCAAGAAGACGCTTGAATCTGCAATCGCAAATGCCGAGAACAACCACGACCTCGACGTTGATTCGCTCATCGTCGCGGAAGCTTACGTTGGCAAGTCGATCGTCATGAAGCGCTTCCACGCCCGTGGTCGCGGCCGTGCATCGCGCGTCGAAAAGCCGTTCTCGCACTTGACGATCGTTGTTCGTGAAGTGGAAGCCAAAGGGGAGGCCGCATAATGGGCCAGAAGATTAATCCGATCGGTTTCCGTCTCGGCATCAACCGGACCTGGGACAGCCGTTGGTTCGCGGACAACGCCGAATACGGCCAGCTGCTGCACGAAGACCTGAAGATCCGTGCCTACCTGATGGAAGAGCTGAAGGCCGCCGGCATTGCCAAGGTCGTGATCGAGCGTCCGCACAAGAAGTGCCGCGTGACGATCCACTCGGCTCGTCCGGGTCTGATCATCGGCAAGAAGGGCGCCGACATCGAAAAGCTGCGCAAGAAGCTTTCCGAAATGACCAACTCGGAAACGCACCTCAACATCGTTGAAGTGCGCAAGCCGGAAGTCGACGCAACGCTCGTTGCCCAGTCGATCGCCCAGCAGCTCGAGCGCCGTGTGGCTTTCCGCCGTGCGATGAAGCGCGCTGTTCAGTCGGCGATGCGTCTTGGCGCCGAAGGCATCAAGATCACCTGCGCCGGCCGCCTCGGTGGCGCGGAAATCGCCCGTACCGAATGGTATCGCGAAGGCCGCGTTCCGCTGCACACGCTGCGTGCGGACATCGACTACGGCACGGCCGAAGCCGAAACCGCTTTCGGCATCTGCGGCGTCAAGGTCTGGATCTTCAAGGGTGAAATCCTCGAGCACGATCCGATGGCTTCCGAGCGCCGCGCGACCGAGAGTGACAACCAGGGCGGTGGCGGTCGCGACCGTCGTCGTGAAAACGCGTAACATTCGCGCGTGGCAGCCAATATCGGAGAAGTAAAAAAATGTTGCAGCCAAAGCGTACGAAGTATCGCAAGCAATTCAAGGGCCGCATCAAGGGCGTTGCCAAGGGCGGTTCTGATCTCGCCTTCGGCGAATTCGGCCTGAAGGCTCAGGAACCGAACCGCGTCAATGCCCGCGAGATCGAAGCGGCCCGCCGCGCGATCACCCGCCACATGAAGCGCGCCGGTCGCGTCTGGATCCGCGTGTTCCCGGACGTCCCGGTCACCGCCAAGCCGACCGAAGTCCGCATGGGTAAGGGTAAGGGTTCGGTGGAATACTGGGCATGCAAGGTCAAGCCCGGCCGTATGATGTTCGAGATCGATGGTGTCAACGAAGAACTTGCTCGTGAGGCACTTCGTCTTGGCGCTGCCAAGCTCTCTGTCAAGACGCGCTTCGTGCAGCGTATCGCAGAGTAAGGAGTGAAGCTCATGAAAGCCGCAGATGTTCGCGCTCTGAGCGCCGACCAACTCAAGGAAGAGCTCGCCAAGCTGAAGAAGGAGCAGTTCAACCTGCGCTTCCAGAAGGCTACCGGCCAGCTCGAAAAGTCTTCGCGTATCGACGAAGTCCGCAAGGACATCGCACGCATCAAAACCATTGCCCGCCAGAAGGCGGCAGAAGCCAAGGCCTAAGGACCAGAATAAATGCCGAAACGCATTCTGCAGGGCACCGTCGTCAGCGACAAGAACGACAAGACCGTCGTCGTCAAGGTCGAGCGCCGCTTTGCGCACCCGATCCTCCAGAAGACCGTCCGTCGTTCCAAGAAGTACAAGGCTCACGACGAGAACAACCAGTATAAGGTCGGTGATGTCGTTTCCATCGAGGAATGTGCACCGATCTCCAAGGACAAGCGCTGGACGGTAATCGCCGCCCAGGCTTGATTTGTGCAGGTTTTGCCCGCCGGACCCTTGCGTCTTGGGCAAATATCTGTATGAAGCACGCAATTAAAGCTGGGGAACGCTCGAGTCCGGGCGTTCTTTTGCTTTGAGATGAGCACAATAAGCCGGGCGAGGGGGTTTCGACCCAACCGGCCTGGTAACAACAAGAAGGCGACCTGACATGATTCAGATGCAAACAAACCTCGACGTGGCGGATAATTCCGGCGCACGTCGTGTCATGTGCATCAAGGTGCTGGGCGGCTCCAAGCGCAAGTATGCGTCGATCGGCGACATCATCGTCGTTTCGATCAAGGAAGCCATTCCGCGCGGCCGCGTGAAGAAGGGTGATGTCATGAAGGCCGTTGTCGTTCGCACCGCGAAGGACATCCGCCGTCCGGATGGCAGTGTCATCCGTTTCGACACCAACGCAGCCGTTCTTATCGACAACAAGAAAGAGCCGATCGGCACCCGTATCTTCGGACCGGTTCCGCGCGAACTTCGCGCCAAGAACCACATGAAGATTATCTCGCTGGCTCCGGAAGTACTCTAAGGGAGCGTTGAGAGATGCAGAAGATTCGCAAGGGCGACAAGGTCGTCGTACTCACCGGTAAGGACAAGGGCCGCACCGGCGAAGTCATCCAGGTCATGCCGAAGGAAGACCGGGCTGTGGTGCGCGGCGTCAACGTGGTGAAGCGCCACCAGCGCCAGACCCAGAACCAGGAAGCCGGCATTATCAGCAAGGAAGCCCCGATCCACCTTTCGAACATCGCGATCGCCGATCCGAAGGACGGCAAGCCGACCCGCGTTGGCTTCAAGATCGACGGTGAAAAGAAGGTCCGCGTGGCCAAGCGTTCGGGAGAAGTGATCGATGGCTAAGACCGCTTATGAGCCGCGGCTCAAGAAGGAATATGTAGAGCGCATCCGCAAGGCGATGCAGGAGAAGTTCTCCTACGCCAACGAAATGCAGATCCCGCGCCTCGACAAGATCGTCATCAACATGGGTGTTGGCGAAGCGACCGGCGATTCCAAGAAGCCGTCCGTTGCTGCTGCCGACCTCGCAGCGATTGCCGGCCAGAAGCCGGTGATCACCCGCGCTCGCAACTCCATCGCCGGCTTCAAGCTGCGCGAAGGCATGCCGATTGGTGCCAAGGTTACCCTGCGCGGCGTTCGGATGTATGAGTTCCTGGATCGCCTCGTGAACATCGCTCTGCCGCGTGTTCGCGACTTCCGCGGCCTCAACCCGAAGTCCTTCGATGGACGTGGCAACTTCGCCATGGGCATCAAGGAGCACATTGTGTTCCCTGAGATCAACTACGACAAGGTTGATCAGATGTGGGGCATGGACATCATCGTTTGCACGACGGCAACTAACGACGACGAAGCGCGCGCTCTGCTTGCAGAGTTCAACTTCCCGTTCCGTCAGTAATCCGTAACGACAAGCGTAAAGAAGGATAACTGTTATGGCGAAAACGAGCGCAGTTGAAAAGAACAAGCGCCGCCGCAAACTGGTTGCCGGACAAGCCGCTAAGCGTGCTGCCCTCAAGGCAATCATCATGAACCAGTCTTTGTCGATCGAAGAGCGGTTCAAGGCCACCCTCAAGCTGGCAGAACTGCCGCGCGATGGATCGAAGACCCGCATCCGCAACCGTTGCGAAGTCACCGGCCGTCCGCGCGCCTACTATCGCAAGCTTCGCATGTCGCGTATCGCGCTTCGCGAACTCGGCAATCTCGGCAAGGTGCCGGGCATCGTCAAGTCGAGCTGGTAAGGAGACGGGTACATGGCAATGACTGATCCTTTGGGCGATATGCTCACCCGTATCCGCAACGGTGCTGCTCGCCGCAAGTCCAGCGTTTCGACGCCGGCCTCGAAGCTGCGCGCACGCGTTCTGGATGTCCTTCAGGCCGAAGGCTATATCCGTGGATACTCCGAAGTCGAATTCGGCAACGGCAAGGCCGAGCTGAACATCGAACTGAAATACTACGAAGGCGCTTCCGTGATCCGTGAGATCGCGCGCGTCTCAAAGCCGGGCCGCCGGGTCTATGTCTCGGTCAAGTCCATTCCGCAGGTCGCGAACGGCCTCGGCATCACCATCCTTTCGACCCCGAAGGGCGTGATGGCCGATCACCAGGCACGCGAACAGAATGTTGGTGGCGAGCTTCTTTGCTCGGTCTTCTAAGACCGGGCAGGATCTCCATGGCGAACAGACAGGTATAAAAATGTCTCGTATCGGTAAGAAACCCGTTCAGGTTCCGGCAGGCGTCACGGCTAGCGTTGATGGCCAGAAGGTAACGGCGAAGGGTCCGAAGGGCGAACTGTTCTTCGTCGCAAACGACGAAGTTTCGGTGAAGCTCGAAAACAATGCGGTTGTTGTTCAGCCGCTCAATGAAAGCAAGGATGCTCGTGCCAAGTGGGGCATGTCCCGCACGATGGTCGAGAACATCTTCAAGGGCGTCAAGGACGGCTACGAGCGCAAGCTCGAGATCAACGGCGTCGGCTACCGTGCTTCTATGCAGGGCAAGAACCTGCAGCTGGCGCTCGGTTTCAGCCATGACGTCGTCTATCAGACGCCGGAAGGCATCACGATCGCTGTGCCGAAGCCGACGGAAATCGTCGTTTCGGGCATCAACAAGCAGCAGGTCGGCCAGGTTGCCGCGGAAATCCGCGAATACCGCGGCCCCGAGCCCTACAAGGGCAAGGGCGTCAAGTATGCCGGCGAGCGGATTGTCCGCAAAGAAGGCAAGAAGAAGTAAGGATCACGCGAAATGGCTAGCAGGAAAGATACTCTTGTGCGTCGCGCCAGCCGCGTGCGCCGTCAAATCAAGGCGGTCGCCAATGGCCGCCCGCGCCTGTCGGTTCATCGCTCGTCGAAGAACATCTATGCGCAGATCATCGATGACGTTGCCGGCAAGACGATTGCCGCTGCCTCGACCCTCGAGGCAGATCTCAAGTCTGCGCTGAAGACCGGCGCCGACACTGCCGCAGCTACTGCCGTCGGCAAGCTCCTCGCCGAGCGCGCTTCCAAGGCAGGCGTCAAGGACGTCGTCTTCGATCGCGGCGCCTTCATCTACCACGGCCGCGTCAAGGCGCTGGCCGAGGCAGCTCGCGAAGGCGGCCTGAACTTCTAATGTTCACCGCCCGGGCAGAGATGTCCGGGCGGATTCTGCCTCGCATTACCCCCGGTCGCTTCGGCTTGTTCGAGGCGACTTTCGTCAATCTGCCGATTGCACCCGGAAAAGAAAAAGGAAGAGGACAATGGCACAAGAAAGAAGAGGTTCTCGCGAAGATCGCCAGAACCGTGAAGAGCGCGACAGCGAATTTGTCGATAAGCTCGTCGCAATCAACCGCGTCGCCAAGGTGGTGAAGGGCGGTCGTCGTTTCGGTTTCGCCGCTCTCGTCGTCGTCGGCGACCAGAAGGGCCGCGTTGGCTTCGGCCATGGTAAGGCACGCGAAGTGCCGGAAGCCATCCGCAAGGCAACGGAAGCTGCCAAGCGCGACCTGATCTTCGTGCCGCTTCGCGGCGGTCGCACGCTGCATCACGACGTCAATGGCCGTCACGGCGCCGGCAAGGTGCTGCTGCGTTCGGCCAAGGCCGGTACCGGTATCATCGCCGGTGGTCCGATGCGCGCCGTCTTTGAGACGCTCGGCGTTCACGACGTCGTTGCCAAGTCGACCGGTTCGTCGAACCCCTACAACATGGTTCGCGCCACCTTCGACGCGCTCAAGAACCAGATGCACCCGAAGGACATCGCGGCACAGCGCGGCATGAAATACGCCACGCTCCAGGCTCGTCGCGTTGCCGCCGGCGCTGCTTCCGAAGAATAAGGGAGCTGACAGATGGCTAAGAAAGAAGTTGCCAAGAAGACGGTTACCGTCGAGCAGATTGGTAGCCCCATCCGCCGTCCGGCCGTACAGCGTCAGACGCTTGTCGGTCTGGGCCTCAACAAGATGCACCGGGTTCGCACGCTGGAAGACACTCCGGCCGTTCGCGGCATGATCCGGGCCGTCCAGCACCTCGTTCGCGTCGTCGACGAGAAGTGAGGGGGATCCTGATATGAAACTGAATGAAATCAAGGACAACGAAGGCGCGACCAAGAGCCGCAAGCGTCTTGGCCGCGGTATCGGCTCCGGCTCCGGCAAAACCGCCGGTCGCGGCGTGAAGGGTCAGAAGGCCCGTTCGGGCGTTGCGATCAACGGCTTCGAAGGCGGCCAGATGCCCATCTACCGTCGTCTGCCGAAGCGCGGCTTCAACAACATCTTCGCGTCGGAGTTTGTTGTCGTGTCGCTCGGCCGTATCCAGACGGCAATCGATGCCAAGAAGCTCGACGCTTCGAAGACCGTCGATGCGGCTGCCCTGAAGGCCGCCGGCGTCATCCGTCGCGAGAAGGACGGCGTCCGCGTTCTCGCCGACGGCGAGCTGAAGGCGAAGATTTCGCTCGAAGTCGCCGGCGCTTCCAAGCCGGCCGTCGAGAAGATCGAAAAGGCTGGCGGCTCGATAAAGCTGCTCGCCGCCGCCGCTGCGGAATAATATGACTGATGAACTGCCCGGGGTGCTTCACGCCGGGCGGTTTTGCTCCCATATGTGAGCCTCACGTCCGAGGGTGGCGAATCACTTGCCGCGACTGGACACAACGGAAACCACGGTGAGGCATCCGATTGCAGCGACAATCGCCTCGCGCCCGGTTTTCAACGACGAAGACTTACTCTTGCCGGAACTGACCGGGTTTCTCCCGCTGTTTCCGAGACTTGGTACGCGGAGAATTGCATGGCTTCTGCAGCGGAACAGCTCGCCTCGAACCTGAATTTTTCGACTTTCGCGAAAGCGGAGGATCTGAAGAAAAGGCTCTGGTTCACCCTTGGTGCGCTTCTGGTTTACCGTCTTGGCACCTACATCCCGCTGCCCGGCCTCAACCCGGCCGCGTTCGCCCAGGCCTTCCAGGGCCAGGCCGGCGGCATCCTCGGCCTGTTCAACATGTTTTCGGGCGGTGCAGTGGAGCGCATGGCGATCTTCGCGCTCGGCATCATGCCCTATATTTCCGCTTCGATTATCGTGCAGCTGATGACCTCGGTCGTCCCGGCGCTCGAGCAGTTGAAGAAGGAAGGCGAGCAGGGCCGCAAGGTCATCAACCAGTATACGCGCTACGGCACGGTGCTGCTCGGCGCGCTTCAGGCCTATGGCATCGCAGTGGGTCTCGAAAGCGGCAACGGCCTCGTCAACGATCCGGGCTGGTTCTTCCGGATTTCGACGGTCATTTCGCTGCTCGGCGGCACGATGTTCCTGATGTGGCTCGGTGAGCAGATCACGTCGCGCGGCATCGGCAACGGTATTTCGCTGATCATCTTCGCCGGTATCGTCGCGCATCTCCCGACCGCGCTTGCTGGAACCCTGGAGCTCGGCCGTACCGGCGCCCTGTCGACGCCGCTCATCCTAGCGATCATCATCATGGTGGTCGCGGTCATCGCGCTGATCGTCTTCGTCGAGCGCGCCCAGCGCCGCCTGCTGATCCAGTATCCGAAGCGCCAGGTCGGCAACCGCATGTTCCAGGGCGATACGTCGCACCTGCCGCTGAAGCTCAATACCTCGGGCGTGATCCCGGCGATCTTCGCGTCGTCGCTGCTGTTGCTGCCCGCGACGCTTGCCGGTTTCGCCAATGCGGCGACGCTGCCCGGCTGGGCGACGACGATCGTCGGGGCGCTCGCGCATGGCCAGCCGCTCTACATGCTCTTCTATGGGGCGATGATCGCCTTCTTCGCCTTCTTCTACACGGCAATCGTCTTCAACCCGAAGGATACGGCCGACAATCTGAAGAAGCACGGCGGCTTCATTCCGGGGATTCGCCCGGGCGAGCGCACCGCCGAATACATCGACTACGTGCTGACCCGCATCACCGTCATCGGTGCCATCTACCTGATTTTCGTCTGCATCCTGCCGGAAATTCTCATCTCTCAGACAGGCGTGCCGTTCTACCTTGGTGGTACGTCGCTTTTGATTGTTGTCAGCGTCACCCTTGATACGGTAGCACAGATCCAGGGTCACCTCATTGCCCAGCAATATGAGGGACTGATCAAGAAGTCGAAGCTGCGCGGAGGAAAGAGGGGACGATGAGACTTATTTTTTTGGGACCGCCGGGCGCTGGCAAGGGCACGCAGGCCAAGCTTCTGACGGAGAGATACGGCATTCCGCAGCTTTCCACAGGGGACATGCTCCGGGCCGCCGTTGCCCAGGCGACCGAGGTCGGCAAGCGCGCCAAGGCGGTGATGGACGCCGGTCAGCTGGTCTCCGACGAAATCGTCAATGAAATCGTCTCCGACCGCATCGACGCGCAGGACTGCGCGAAGGGCTTCATTCTCGACGGCTATCCGCGCACGGTTCCGCAGGCCATTGCGCTTGACCGGATGCTCGACAGCAAGGGCCTGAAGCTGGATGCGGTCGTCGAACTGAAGGTCGATGAGGCCGCTCTTGTCCGGCGCATGGAGAATCGCGTAGCGGAAACCGTCGCTGCCGGCGGTACGGTGCGCTCCGACGACAATCCCGAGGCCTTCAAGCGCCGCTTGACGGAATACCGGGAAAAGACTGCTCCGCTGTCGGAGCATTATGCCCAGACCGGTCAGTTGAAGACCGTGGACGGGATGGCGGACGTGGAAGCGGTCACCGCCGAGATCGACAAGATTCTGGCATAGGCTGTCGTCTTTGCCAAAATGGAAGCGCCGGGGAGTTGACTTTTCCAGGTGATTCCTCCAAAGACAGCGTCAACTCGCGACATGAGAAGCGATCGGCGCGGTCTTCGAAACAATGAAGTCCGGGTACGGTCGTTTTTGACGTGTCTCGAACCTCAATCAACGGGCGGCTCTTCGAGGCCGCGTAACGAAGCACCTATTGCCGGATGGCAACTGGAACGCAAGGAGAATAGACGTGGCACGTATCGCTGGCGTCAACATCCCGACGGCAAAGCGCGTCGTCATCGCGCTGACCTACATTCACGGGATCGGCACGAAATTTGCTCATGAAATCGTCGAGAAGGTCGGCATTCCGACTGACCGTCGCGTGCACCAGCTGACGGACGCCGAAGTCCTTCAGATTCGTGAGACGATCGACCGCGACTACCAGGTCGAGGGCGATCTGCGCCGCGAAACGTCGATGAACATCAAGCGCCTGATGGACCTCGGCTGCTACCGTGGCCTGCGTCATCGTCGCGGCCTGCCGGTGCGCGGTCAGCGTACCCACACCAATGCCCGCACCCGCAAGGGTCCGGCAAAGGCGATCGCCGGCAAGAAGAAGTAATTTCCCGAAAAGGGAAAACGGGAGGCTGGCGTCCGCGCCGGTCTCCTTTTGCAGTTTGGGAAGGGTGAATGCCCTCCCGTGCGGAACCGCATGCGGTTCGGCGAAACGAATGCGGAGCCGGCGTGCCGGTTTCGCGAAATTTGAAGATGCAGGGTAGGGGACGACCAATCCTTTTCCCGGTGGAGCCGCTGGAATTACGGCGGTGCAGAGATCTAAGAAAGGGATCCTATGGCCAAGGAAGCCACCCGCGTTCGCCGCCGCGAGCGCAAGAACATCACGTCTGGCGTCGCGCACGTCAATTCGTCGTTCAACAACACGATGATCACCATCACCGACGCGCAGGGCAATGCGATTGCCTGGTCGTCCGCCGGTGCGAAGGGCTTCAAGGGTTCGCGCAAGTCGACCCCGTTCGCCGCTCAGATCGCCGCCGAAGACTGCGCCAAGAAGGCTCAGGAACACGGCATGAAGTCGCTGGAAGTGGAAGTTTGCGGACCGGGTTCGGGCCGTGAATCCGCACTTCGCGCGCTGCAGGCTGCGGGCTTCATGATCACGTCGATCCGCGACGTGACGCCGATCCCGCACAACGGCTGCCGCCCGCGCAAGAAGCGCCGCGTCTGATCATTTGTATTCAAGATTCCGGTGAGAGCGCGGGTGCGTTCTCCCGGACTTCGGGGCTCGGTTGCCACGATTGGATGGTGGCAACGAACGGAAGGCAGAAAACATGATCCAGAAAAATTGGCAGGAATTGATCAAGCCGAACAAGGTGGATTTCACCTCCTCCGGCCGCACCAAGGCAACGCTGGTGGCGGAACCGCTTGAGCGCGGCTTTGGTCTGACCCTCGGCAACGCGCTTCGTCGCGTGCTGCTGTCGTCGCTGCGCGGTGCTGCCGTAACCGCGGTGCAGATCGACGGCGTATTGCACGAGTTCTCCTCGATCCCGGGTGTGCGGGAAGATGTGACGGACATCGTGCTCAACATCAAGGAAATCGCCATCAAGATGGATGGCGACGATTCCAAGCGCATGGTCGTGCGCAAGCAGGGCCCGGGCGTCGTGACGGCCGGTGACATCCAGACGGTTGGCGATATCGAGATCCTCAACCCGAACCACGTGATCTGCACGCTCGACGAGGGCGCCGAGATTCGCATGGAGTTCACCGTCAACAACGGCAAGGGCTATGTGCCGGCCGAGCGCAACCGTTCGGAAGATGCGCCGATCGGCCTCATCCCGGTCGACAGCCTCTATTCGCCGGTCAAGAAGGTGTCCTACAAGGTCGAAAACACCCGCGAAGGTCAGGTTCTCGACTACGACAAGCTGACGATGTCGATCGAAACCGACGGCTCCGTCACGGGTGAAGACGCGATCGCGTTTGCCGCCCGCATCCTTCAGGACCAGCTGTCGGTATTCGTCAATTTCGACGAGCCGCAGAAGGAAGCCGAGGAAGAGGCAGTCACCGAGCTCGCCTTCAACCCGGCGCTTCTCAAGAAGGTCGACGAGCTGGAACTCTCCGTCCGTTCGGCCAACTGCCTGAAGAACGACAACATCGTCTATATCGGCGACCTCATTCAGAAGACCGAAGCGGAAATGCTCCGGACGCCGAATTTTGGTCGCAAGTCGCTCAACGAGATCAAGGAAGTTCTCGCTTCCATGGGCCTGCACCTCGGCATGGAAGTGCCGTCCTGGCCGCCGGAGAACATCGAAGATCTCGCCAAGCGTTACGAAGACCAATACTAACCCATTAGACTGCGGGCGGATGCCTGCAAGTAAAGGAGAATAGCCATGCGCCACGGTAAAGCCGGCCGCAAGCTGAATAGAACCGCCAGCCACCGCAAGGCGATGTTTGCCAACATGGCAGCGTCGCTGATCGAGCACGAGCAGATCGTCACGACCCTGCCGAAGGCCAAGGAAATCCGTCCGATCGTCGAGAAGCTCGTCACGCTCGGCAAGCGTGGCGACCTGCATGCCCGCCGCCAGGCGATCTCGCAGATCCGCGACGTTGCCGTCGTCTCGAAGCTGTTCGACGCGATCGCATCGCGCTACGCCACCCGCAACGGCGGCTACCTGCGCATCATGAAGGCGGGCTTCCGCCAGGGCGACAACGCCCCGCTCGCCGTCATCGAATTCGTTGACCGCGACGTCGATGCCAAGGGTGCAAAGGATCGCGCTCGCGTTGCCGCTGAAGCGGAAGCAGCCGAAGCCGCCTGATCAGGGCAGCCTCGCAACTGGGTTGAAGCGGCCGGGTGAGTTTCACC
This DNA window, taken from Sinorhizobium fredii NGR234, encodes the following:
- the secY gene encoding preprotein translocase subunit SecY, whose product is MASAAEQLASNLNFSTFAKAEDLKKRLWFTLGALLVYRLGTYIPLPGLNPAAFAQAFQGQAGGILGLFNMFSGGAVERMAIFALGIMPYISASIIVQLMTSVVPALEQLKKEGEQGRKVINQYTRYGTVLLGALQAYGIAVGLESGNGLVNDPGWFFRISTVISLLGGTMFLMWLGEQITSRGIGNGISLIIFAGIVAHLPTALAGTLELGRTGALSTPLILAIIIMVVAVIALIVFVERAQRRLLIQYPKRQVGNRMFQGDTSHLPLKLNTSGVIPAIFASSLLLLPATLAGFANAATLPGWATTIVGALAHGQPLYMLFYGAMIAFFAFFYTAIVFNPKDTADNLKKHGGFIPGIRPGERTAEYIDYVLTRITVIGAIYLIFVCILPEILISQTGVPFYLGGTSLLIVVSVTLDTVAQIQGHLIAQQYEGLIKKSKLRGGKRGR
- a CDS encoding adenylate kinase, which codes for MRLIFLGPPGAGKGTQAKLLTERYGIPQLSTGDMLRAAVAQATEVGKRAKAVMDAGQLVSDEIVNEIVSDRIDAQDCAKGFILDGYPRTVPQAIALDRMLDSKGLKLDAVVELKVDEAALVRRMENRVAETVAAGGTVRSDDNPEAFKRRLTEYREKTAPLSEHYAQTGQLKTVDGMADVEAVTAEIDKILA
- the rpsM gene encoding 30S ribosomal protein S13 is translated as MARIAGVNIPTAKRVVIALTYIHGIGTKFAHEIVEKVGIPTDRRVHQLTDAEVLQIRETIDRDYQVEGDLRRETSMNIKRLMDLGCYRGLRHRRGLPVRGQRTHTNARTRKGPAKAIAGKKK
- the rpsK gene encoding 30S ribosomal protein S11, with protein sequence MAKEATRVRRRERKNITSGVAHVNSSFNNTMITITDAQGNAIAWSSAGAKGFKGSRKSTPFAAQIAAEDCAKKAQEHGMKSLEVEVCGPGSGRESALRALQAAGFMITSIRDVTPIPHNGCRPRKKRRV
- a CDS encoding DNA-directed RNA polymerase subunit alpha, translated to MIQKNWQELIKPNKVDFTSSGRTKATLVAEPLERGFGLTLGNALRRVLLSSLRGAAVTAVQIDGVLHEFSSIPGVREDVTDIVLNIKEIAIKMDGDDSKRMVVRKQGPGVVTAGDIQTVGDIEILNPNHVICTLDEGAEIRMEFTVNNGKGYVPAERNRSEDAPIGLIPVDSLYSPVKKVSYKVENTREGQVLDYDKLTMSIETDGSVTGEDAIAFAARILQDQLSVFVNFDEPQKEAEEEAVTELAFNPALLKKVDELELSVRSANCLKNDNIVYIGDLIQKTEAEMLRTPNFGRKSLNEIKEVLASMGLHLGMEVPSWPPENIEDLAKRYEDQY
- the rplQ gene encoding 50S ribosomal protein L17; protein product: MRHGKAGRKLNRTASHRKAMFANMAASLIEHEQIVTTLPKAKEIRPIVEKLVTLGKRGDLHARRQAISQIRDVAVVSKLFDAIASRYATRNGGYLRIMKAGFRQGDNAPLAVIEFVDRDVDAKGAKDRARVAAEAEAAEAA